The following proteins are encoded in a genomic region of Enterocloster clostridioformis:
- the ltrA gene encoding group II intron reverse transcriptase/maturase has protein sequence MDTSSLMEQILSRDNLNAAYLQVVRNKGAAGVDGMTVEELGAYLSENGENIKEQLRTRKYKPKPVRRVEIPKPDGGTRNLGVPTAVDRFVQQAVAQVLTPIFEEQFHDHSYGFRPKRCAQQAVLKALEMMNDGHNWIVDIDLAKFFDTVDHDKLMTIFGRTIKDGDVISVVRKILVSGVMIDDEYEDTVVGTPQGGNISPLLANIMLNELDKELEARRLDFVRYADDLIIMVGSRQAAERVMKSVARFIEEKLGLKVNAEKSRVDKPKGIKYLGFGFYYDSFAKGYKARPHPKAAAKFKAQMKKYTSRSWGVGNGYKIGKLNRLIRGWINYFKIGSMKRLCAKMDGQIRYRLRMCIWKHWKTPKNREKNLIKLGLPPNAAHGISYAKGYARVCRSWNLHICISKERLAKFGLVSMEDYYAEKAVTC, from the coding sequence ATGGACACAAGCAGTCTCATGGAGCAGATATTAAGCAGGGATAATCTAAATGCGGCGTATCTGCAAGTCGTAAGGAATAAAGGAGCGGCAGGCGTGGACGGGATGACCGTTGAAGAACTTGGCGCATATCTTTCGGAAAACGGCGAAAACATTAAGGAACAGTTGCGGACGAGGAAGTATAAGCCGAAGCCAGTCCGCAGGGTGGAGATACCCAAACCCGATGGTGGTACAAGAAATCTTGGAGTGCCAACAGCAGTAGACCGCTTTGTACAGCAGGCGGTGGCACAGGTGCTTACCCCGATATTTGAGGAGCAGTTTCACGACCACAGCTATGGATTCAGACCCAAGCGGTGTGCACAGCAGGCAGTCCTTAAAGCATTGGAAATGATGAATGACGGACACAACTGGATAGTGGATATCGACCTAGCGAAATTCTTTGACACAGTAGACCATGACAAGCTGATGACGATTTTCGGACGGACAATAAAGGACGGAGATGTCATATCGGTGGTAAGAAAGATTCTGGTCAGCGGCGTAATGATTGATGATGAGTATGAAGATACGGTAGTCGGCACACCGCAGGGTGGAAATATCTCGCCGCTGTTAGCAAATATCATGTTAAATGAGCTGGACAAAGAACTGGAAGCAAGGAGGCTGGATTTCGTCCGGTATGCAGATGACCTTATTATAATGGTCGGGAGCAGACAGGCGGCAGAGCGGGTAATGAAGAGCGTGGCTCGGTTTATAGAGGAAAAGCTTGGACTGAAAGTGAACGCGGAAAAGAGCAGGGTTGATAAACCAAAGGGCATTAAGTATCTGGGGTTTGGATTTTACTATGACTCATTTGCCAAAGGGTACAAAGCCAGACCACACCCGAAAGCGGCAGCAAAGTTCAAGGCGCAGATGAAGAAATATACAAGCAGGAGCTGGGGAGTGGGCAATGGTTATAAAATTGGGAAACTCAACCGGCTTATCCGAGGGTGGATAAATTATTTCAAAATCGGAAGCATGAAAAGGCTGTGCGCAAAAATGGACGGACAGATTCGGTATCGACTGCGCATGTGCATATGGAAACACTGGAAAACGCCAAAGAACAGGGAAAAGAATCTTATCAAACTTGGTCTGCCGCCAAATGCGGCACATGGCATTTCATATGCCAAAGGATATGCCAGAGTGTGCAGAAGCTGGAATCTCCACATTTGTATCAGTAAAGAGAGACTAGCTAAGTTTGGTCTTGTATCCATGGAAGACTACTACGCCGAAAAGGCTGTTACATGTTAA
- a CDS encoding cupin domain-containing protein: MFNNQHTNSPSYTLGASYSSFQSNVATDYGPNPFIIDISNATMNNDTFRTALWTGNNLQLTLMSIPVGDEIGLEVHPNDDQFLHIESGHGVVQMGNQMDRLNFQQPVFTNSAIFVPAGIWHNVVNTGDIPLRLYSIYSPPHHPWGTVHQTKAIAEANHY; the protein is encoded by the coding sequence ATGTTTAACAATCAACATACTAACTCGCCTTCCTATACCTTGGGAGCTTCCTACTCCAGCTTCCAATCAAATGTGGCAACTGATTACGGTCCAAATCCGTTTATTATTGATATTAGCAATGCCACTATGAATAATGACACATTTCGCACTGCCTTATGGACAGGTAATAACTTACAGCTTACTCTGATGAGTATACCAGTTGGTGACGAAATAGGGTTAGAGGTTCATCCTAACGATGACCAATTTTTGCATATTGAATCCGGCCATGGGGTTGTTCAAATGGGTAACCAGATGGACCGTTTAAACTTTCAACAACCAGTCTTTACTAACAGTGCTATATTTGTTCCTGCCGGAATCTGGCACAATGTAGTAAACACTGGTGATATTCCTTTAAGATTATACTCTATTTATTCACCTCCTCATCACCCTTGGGGTACTGTCCACCAAACTAAAGCTATCGCAGAAGCAAATCATTACTAA
- a CDS encoding TspO/MBR family protein, with amino-acid sequence MKIRNKSALIISILIPLAVGSMSALFSGNMLSYSILDKPAFSPPGFIFPIVWTILYILMGISSYIVYSSNSPNKPKALLIYGIQLFFNFCWSIIFFGLDLYLFAFIWLIALIFIIIIMIRQFYIVSPLAAYLQIPYLIWCIFAAYLNFSIFILN; translated from the coding sequence ATGAAAATACGAAATAAAAGTGCTCTTATTATATCAATACTTATCCCATTAGCAGTTGGTTCAATGTCTGCATTATTTAGCGGAAATATGTTATCATACTCTATTTTAGATAAACCAGCTTTTAGCCCACCAGGATTTATTTTTCCTATCGTATGGACAATACTTTACATACTGATGGGAATATCCTCATATATAGTTTATTCTTCAAACAGTCCCAATAAACCGAAAGCTTTGTTGATCTATGGTATACAGTTATTCTTCAACTTTTGTTGGAGCATTATCTTCTTCGGTTTGGACCTTTACCTATTTGCTTTTATCTGGCTCATTGCGTTAATCTTTATAATAATAATTATGATAAGGCAATTTTACATTGTTAGCCCTCTGGCTGCTTATTTACAAATTCCCTATCTGATATGGTGTATATTTGCCGCATACTTAAATTTCTCTATTTTCATATTGAATTGA
- a CDS encoding helix-turn-helix domain-containing protein, translating to MRRKTIDTIPVLSDAMKNILSAFSKSRSLPSGLVKRASIVLLASQGELNQNIAPQVGLHYNNVATWRSRFLAALPALRRIEMDAPEKLEDEIRAVLSDKKRPGAPSVFTPDQIMRIIGLACSNPNDFGYEVSQWSLPLLVAEIKKQGIAEQISEKSVSRFLKMR from the coding sequence ATGCGAAGGAAAACAATTGATACTATCCCGGTTTTATCTGATGCCATGAAAAACATATTATCTGCTTTTTCAAAAAGCCGCTCCCTTCCGTCAGGACTGGTCAAAAGAGCCAGCATTGTCCTGCTTGCGTCACAGGGAGAACTCAACCAGAATATTGCACCACAGGTCGGGCTTCATTATAATAATGTTGCCACCTGGCGCAGTCGGTTCCTCGCGGCGCTCCCAGCCTTGCGGAGGATTGAAATGGACGCCCCGGAAAAGCTTGAAGATGAGATACGGGCAGTCCTGTCCGATAAAAAACGCCCCGGTGCCCCGTCTGTTTTTACGCCGGACCAGATCATGCGGATCATCGGCCTTGCCTGCAGCAACCCAAATGATTTTGGGTACGAAGTAAGCCAGTGGAGTCTCCCGCTGTTAGTGGCAGAAATTAAAAAGCAGGGGATCGCTGAACAGATTTCTGAGAAATCTGTCAGCCGTTTTTTAAAAATGAGGTAG
- a CDS encoding conjugal transfer protein — protein sequence MVVIVFLDEEDGGRDYTTQVSQFELVLEKNGENWKIVKISQNLESNISPYAS from the coding sequence TTGGTGGTGATTGTGTTCTTGGATGAAGAAGACGGCGGAAGAGACTATACAACGCAGGTATCGCAGTTTGAGCTTGTGTTGGAGAAGAACGGGGAGAATTGGAAGATTGTAAAAATAAGTCAAAACTTGGAAAGCAATATTTCCCCTTATGCATCATAA